A genomic region of Prosthecobacter algae contains the following coding sequences:
- a CDS encoding transposase → MKVITRADFTPFDWEAVMISRRRRLPHVTLPGAIYFVTFRLGDAVPLEVPQQWKQARTAWLEQNPPPWSEETEKEYHRRFTMRMEKYLDAGYGACDLRTENLREEVLASLYHDDGRHYDLGDVVIMPNHVHVLLKPLSPTPVSKLMGPAKGASARRINQMTGRSGVLWMDESFDHIVRSLESLKKFQRYVADNPTKAGLPKGAYFYEQRWEIRDE, encoded by the coding sequence ATGAAGGTCATTACACGAGCTGACTTCACGCCTTTTGATTGGGAGGCTGTCATGATTTCTCGACGCAGGAGACTCCCACATGTGACTTTACCAGGAGCCATTTATTTCGTGACATTTCGACTCGGCGATGCAGTACCTTTGGAAGTGCCACAGCAGTGGAAACAAGCACGCACGGCATGGTTGGAGCAAAATCCGCCGCCCTGGTCCGAAGAGACCGAAAAGGAATATCACCGCCGTTTTACGATGCGAATGGAAAAGTATCTGGACGCTGGGTACGGGGCTTGTGATCTACGCACAGAAAATCTACGTGAAGAGGTGCTGGCGAGCTTGTACCACGATGATGGTCGCCACTATGATCTAGGCGATGTGGTGATCATGCCTAACCATGTGCATGTTTTATTAAAACCGCTTTCGCCAACACCCGTCTCGAAGTTGATGGGGCCTGCCAAAGGAGCGAGTGCGAGACGGATCAACCAGATGACCGGCAGGTCAGGTGTGCTATGGATGGACGAGTCCTTTGACCACATCGTGCGCAGCCTGGAATCACTGAAAAAATTTCAGCGCTATGTGGCAGACAATCCCACCAAGGCAGGTCTGCCGAAAGGAGCTTATTTCTATGAACAACGATGGGAGATTCGGGACGAGTGA
- a CDS encoding heavy metal translocating P-type ATPase, whose translation MADLTSLDTSWTDALADFLLEQQGVEAIRLNPEERSVQIATLGHVDAALLQAQLNEVLRALDAKILVTTSNATVSGLTLTSKKGELTLQKPSCITAPRFWKWRDFEWPEAEEIERQSEEEWKEMAVQAAICGVALVSGLLAEKVFSSPAWLVQSLFGVALISGGWDAAKDAWENLKEKRLDVHFLMLAVAAGTVAIGAWEEGALLLFLFSTSGALEHYVLHRTHREINALTKAAPKHARVLLPDGKTEERAVSALRIGDVLQVRPAELFPVDGTITLGESAADESTLTGEAVPIDKAVGAEVFGGTLNLWGLIQMRVDRLATQSALAKIITMIQTAQHLRAPSQRFTDRFGTNYTLLTLATVAIMFLVWWLALGIPPFENTEASKSAFYRAMTLLVVMSPCALVLSIPSAILAAIAWGARRGILFRGGAAIEKLAEVDVIAMDKTGTLTEGNLKVALVESFPPGRETDVLRLCVTLDANSNHPIAHAITRHAKEQGIEPGELQEFQSIPGQGLRGLTKDGVTYVGRRELMNQGDFARWLKDVPDAPLGFSEVWVLNAQTMGRVLLKDEIRSGSKAVLATLAAENVRTIMLTGDRRAAAVQVAEELGVADVRAGLHPEDKVKAIRELTLEGKKVAMVGDGVNDAPSLAAAYVSIAMGARGSDAALEQADVVLMQDKIEKLLSARHISQQARRIIRQNLAISLGSVIIMAVASLFGLVPLTLGVLTHEGSTVIVCLNSLRLLFVKEG comes from the coding sequence TCGTGGACAGACGCTCTGGCGGATTTCCTTCTCGAACAGCAAGGGGTGGAGGCCATTCGCCTAAACCCCGAAGAGCGCAGTGTCCAGATCGCCACGCTGGGGCACGTTGATGCGGCGTTGCTCCAGGCACAGCTCAATGAAGTTCTTCGGGCTCTGGATGCGAAAATACTGGTCACTACCTCCAATGCGACGGTCAGCGGTCTGACGCTGACCAGCAAAAAGGGCGAGCTGACCCTGCAAAAACCGAGCTGCATCACAGCACCGCGTTTTTGGAAATGGCGTGATTTCGAGTGGCCCGAGGCCGAGGAAATCGAGCGTCAAAGCGAGGAGGAATGGAAGGAGATGGCCGTTCAGGCTGCCATCTGTGGGGTGGCGCTCGTGAGTGGCTTGCTTGCCGAAAAGGTTTTTTCTTCGCCTGCTTGGTTGGTGCAAAGTTTGTTCGGTGTCGCCCTTATCAGTGGCGGCTGGGATGCGGCCAAGGATGCGTGGGAAAACCTCAAAGAGAAGCGCCTGGACGTGCATTTCCTCATGCTGGCTGTGGCGGCGGGCACTGTGGCCATTGGTGCCTGGGAAGAGGGGGCCTTGCTGCTCTTCCTTTTCTCCACCTCCGGTGCTCTTGAGCATTATGTACTTCATCGCACCCATCGAGAGATCAATGCCCTGACCAAGGCAGCTCCCAAGCATGCTCGCGTGTTGTTGCCCGATGGCAAAACCGAAGAGCGTGCAGTTTCCGCTTTGCGCATTGGCGATGTACTGCAGGTCCGCCCAGCCGAACTTTTCCCTGTGGATGGCACCATCACACTGGGGGAGTCGGCCGCCGATGAATCCACCCTTACTGGTGAGGCTGTGCCGATTGATAAAGCTGTGGGGGCCGAGGTCTTCGGGGGTACCCTGAATCTCTGGGGGCTCATCCAGATGCGTGTGGACCGTCTCGCCACCCAAAGCGCCTTGGCGAAGATCATCACCATGATCCAGACCGCCCAGCATCTGCGGGCTCCCAGTCAGCGTTTCACGGATCGCTTTGGCACCAACTACACACTGCTCACCCTCGCAACCGTCGCGATCATGTTCCTGGTTTGGTGGCTGGCCTTGGGCATACCTCCCTTTGAAAATACGGAGGCCTCAAAGTCGGCTTTCTACCGTGCCATGACGTTGCTGGTGGTCATGAGCCCCTGTGCCCTGGTGCTCTCCATTCCCTCCGCCATCTTGGCGGCCATCGCCTGGGGGGCGCGGCGTGGCATTCTCTTCCGTGGCGGTGCCGCTATCGAAAAACTGGCCGAGGTGGACGTCATCGCCATGGATAAAACGGGCACACTGACGGAGGGTAATTTGAAGGTAGCCCTCGTGGAAAGCTTTCCTCCGGGACGTGAGACGGATGTGTTGCGCCTGTGCGTGACGCTGGATGCCAATTCCAATCACCCCATCGCCCATGCCATCACACGTCATGCCAAAGAGCAGGGGATCGAGCCGGGCGAGTTGCAGGAGTTCCAGTCCATCCCTGGCCAGGGTCTTCGTGGCCTAACCAAAGATGGCGTCACCTACGTGGGCCGGCGCGAGCTGATGAACCAGGGCGACTTTGCCCGCTGGTTAAAAGATGTGCCGGATGCGCCCCTGGGCTTCTCCGAAGTCTGGGTTCTGAATGCCCAGACCATGGGCCGGGTGCTGCTGAAGGATGAAATCCGCAGCGGCAGCAAGGCCGTGCTCGCCACCTTGGCGGCTGAAAACGTGCGCACCATCATGCTCACCGGGGACCGCCGCGCCGCCGCGGTGCAGGTGGCGGAGGAATTGGGCGTGGCCGATGTACGCGCCGGTCTGCACCCCGAAGACAAAGTGAAAGCCATCCGCGAGCTGACTCTCGAGGGGAAAAAGGTGGCCATGGTGGGCGATGGCGTGAACGACGCCCCCAGTCTGGCTGCCGCCTACGTCAGCATCGCCATGGGCGCTCGTGGCAGTGATGCCGCGCTGGAGCAGGCGGATGTCGTCCTGATGCAGGACAAGATCGAAAAGCTCCTGTCTGCCCGCCACATCAGCCAACAGGCCCGCCGCATCATCCGGCAAAATCTGGCCATCTCCCTGGGCTCCGTCATCATCATGGCCGTCGCCTCCTTGTTCGGCCTCGTCCCCTTGACGCTCGGTGTGCTCACCCATGAGGGCAGCACCGTCATCGTGTGCCTCAACAGCCTGCGCCTCCTGTTTGTAAAAGAAGGTTAA
- a CDS encoding phosphatase PAP2 family protein: MFPWDLQLLQRINLDWTHPVLDWLMPAVSAINAWIPLFAIVAMLVLWRGGKQGRWLLLCIALAIGIGDGIVSNTLKKTIGRVRARDAVEGLVVRDLAPGKPDILRLFKAPEQHPSKPRKETRGKSFPSSHTVNMFALATVVALFHRRWGVLLYGLAALVAYSRLYVAAHWPSDIPPSMALGVLVGLSTVWAVRAMQRRFGRA; encoded by the coding sequence ATGTTCCCCTGGGACCTCCAGCTTCTGCAGCGCATCAATCTCGACTGGACCCATCCAGTGCTGGATTGGCTGATGCCCGCTGTTTCCGCCATCAATGCCTGGATTCCCCTCTTCGCCATCGTGGCCATGCTCGTTCTCTGGCGTGGTGGGAAACAGGGCCGCTGGCTACTCCTCTGCATCGCCCTGGCCATCGGCATCGGCGATGGCATCGTCTCCAATACGCTCAAGAAAACCATCGGCCGCGTCCGTGCCCGCGATGCCGTGGAAGGCCTCGTTGTCCGCGACCTCGCACCTGGCAAACCCGACATCCTGCGGCTGTTCAAAGCGCCCGAGCAACACCCCAGCAAGCCTCGCAAGGAAACTCGCGGCAAGTCCTTCCCCAGCAGCCACACCGTTAATATGTTTGCCCTCGCCACCGTGGTCGCGCTTTTCCACCGCCGTTGGGGCGTCCTTCTGTATGGCCTAGCCGCACTGGTGGCCTATTCCCGCCTCTACGTCGCCGCCCATTGGCCCTCGGACATCCCTCCCTCCATGGCCCTCGGCGTATTAGTGGGGCTCAGCACCGTGTGGGCAGTCCGCGCCATGCAGAGACGTTTTGGCCGAGCCTGA
- a CDS encoding M28 family peptidase has product MRLLVSLCLTLTTAFAQTEADYLTNIRQLTFEGRRAGEGYFSADGTKMVFQSEREEGNPFYQIYLMDLETGDQERISPGMGKTTCAWIHPDGKRVLFASTHTDPKSKELQEAEIKDRATSRVRKYSWDYDENYDLWEYTLADKSLKNLTKTRGYDAEGGWSPDGKQLVFASNRSAYEKELSKEDAERLKVDKQYFMDIYVSDADGQNVKRLTDVPGYDGGPFFSADGKRICWRRFTPKGDVAEVWTMNTDGSDARPITKLGAMSWAPYFHPSGDYLIFTTNLNGFANFELYIVDAAGKHDPVRVTTTDGFDGLPVFTPDGKKLSWTTGRTSNGQSQIFLADWNHEAARKALGLAKDEPTVNIAKPAEQPDFAITQGEVTEADLRQHVTYLASDAMDGRLTGTPGEKLATQYVADVFKGIGLVPYGDEEWFEPFEFTAGVALGDGNRLTLQPEGKSLVTDKDWRPLSFSQLGEVAASDIVFAGYGIETPDEATSENGKKMETYSSYAHLEVKDKWVLVLRYLPEGITQERRNELTRYASLRHKALVARQKGARGLIIVSGPNSKVVEQLVPMSFDASLASSGLAAISITDAVANDLLKPAGKTLKELQDKLDTGDLMGGIDCKGLKFSAQIDIRQEKKTGRNVISVLPARDKPDPHVAPLIVCAHIDHLGSKGGSNSRAKGDESNKIHHGADDNASGVAGVIEIAQWLAEQKKQGKVKLTRDVIFATWSGEELGLLGSSHYVEALAKMFKGDPNGKLTGMFAACLNMDMIGRFQKTLVLQGVGSSTWWPKEIEKRNAPIGLPITTQTDAYLPTDSTIFYQRGIPTLNAFTGSHEDYHKPSDTADKIDYVNAAKITKLMGLIARGVATADTNPDFVAMEAPKNKDSRGGLRAYLGTIPDYAQGDVKGVKLSGVSPIGPAGKAGVKGGDIIVKLAGKDVLNIYDYTSLMGELKIGKETSITVIREGKEVELKITPGSRE; this is encoded by the coding sequence ATGCGCCTGCTCGTCTCACTTTGCCTCACCCTCACCACCGCCTTCGCCCAGACGGAGGCCGATTACCTCACGAACATCCGCCAGCTCACCTTTGAAGGACGCCGGGCCGGGGAAGGGTACTTCAGCGCCGATGGGACAAAGATGGTCTTCCAATCGGAGCGCGAGGAGGGCAATCCCTTTTACCAGATCTACCTCATGGACCTGGAGACGGGCGATCAGGAACGCATCTCTCCTGGTATGGGCAAGACCACCTGCGCATGGATCCATCCCGATGGCAAACGGGTCCTCTTCGCCAGCACGCACACAGATCCGAAATCCAAGGAACTGCAGGAGGCTGAAATCAAGGACCGCGCCACCAGCCGCGTGCGCAAATACTCCTGGGACTACGATGAAAACTACGACCTCTGGGAGTACACCCTGGCGGACAAAAGCCTGAAAAACCTGACAAAGACACGCGGTTACGATGCCGAAGGCGGCTGGTCTCCAGATGGCAAACAACTGGTCTTTGCCAGCAACCGCTCGGCCTATGAAAAGGAACTGTCCAAAGAAGACGCGGAGCGCCTGAAGGTGGACAAGCAGTACTTCATGGACATCTACGTGAGTGATGCCGATGGCCAGAACGTGAAGCGGCTGACCGACGTGCCCGGTTACGATGGTGGACCTTTTTTCAGTGCCGATGGCAAACGCATCTGCTGGCGCCGGTTCACCCCGAAGGGCGATGTGGCGGAAGTGTGGACAATGAACACCGATGGCAGCGATGCACGCCCCATCACCAAGCTGGGCGCCATGAGCTGGGCTCCATATTTTCACCCCAGCGGCGACTACCTCATCTTCACCACCAACCTCAATGGTTTCGCCAATTTCGAGCTCTACATCGTGGATGCCGCAGGCAAGCACGACCCCGTTCGTGTAACCACTACGGATGGTTTTGACGGTCTGCCAGTCTTCACGCCCGATGGCAAAAAACTCTCCTGGACCACCGGCCGCACCAGCAATGGCCAGAGCCAGATTTTCCTGGCCGACTGGAACCATGAAGCGGCGAGGAAAGCCCTGGGATTGGCCAAGGATGAGCCAACGGTCAACATCGCCAAACCGGCTGAACAGCCCGATTTCGCCATCACTCAGGGCGAGGTGACCGAGGCCGACCTGCGCCAGCATGTGACCTACCTCGCCAGCGATGCGATGGATGGCCGCCTCACCGGCACTCCTGGCGAAAAGCTGGCCACCCAGTATGTGGCGGATGTGTTTAAAGGCATCGGCCTTGTGCCCTATGGAGACGAGGAATGGTTCGAGCCCTTCGAATTCACCGCTGGCGTCGCCTTGGGCGATGGTAACCGTTTGACCCTCCAGCCTGAAGGCAAAAGCCTCGTCACCGACAAAGACTGGCGTCCCTTGTCATTCTCTCAGTTAGGAGAAGTGGCGGCCAGCGATATTGTCTTTGCAGGTTACGGCATCGAAACTCCCGATGAAGCCACCAGCGAGAACGGGAAAAAGATGGAGACTTACAGCAGCTACGCTCACTTGGAGGTGAAGGACAAATGGGTGCTCGTGTTGCGTTACCTGCCGGAAGGAATCACCCAGGAACGGCGCAATGAACTCACTCGCTACGCCAGCCTGCGCCACAAAGCCCTCGTCGCCCGCCAGAAAGGCGCGCGCGGCCTCATCATCGTCAGCGGGCCGAATAGCAAGGTGGTGGAGCAGCTCGTGCCCATGTCCTTTGATGCCTCCCTGGCCAGCTCGGGCCTCGCCGCCATCAGCATCACCGATGCCGTGGCCAATGACCTCCTGAAACCTGCTGGCAAGACCCTGAAGGAACTTCAGGACAAGCTGGATACGGGCGATCTCATGGGTGGCATTGACTGCAAGGGCCTGAAGTTCAGCGCCCAGATTGACATTCGTCAGGAAAAGAAAACCGGACGCAATGTCATCAGCGTTTTGCCTGCCCGGGACAAACCGGACCCGCATGTCGCCCCGCTCATCGTTTGCGCCCACATTGACCACCTGGGCAGCAAAGGTGGCAGCAATTCACGCGCCAAAGGGGATGAGTCCAACAAGATCCACCATGGTGCAGATGACAATGCCAGCGGCGTGGCCGGCGTGATCGAAATCGCCCAATGGCTGGCCGAGCAAAAGAAGCAGGGCAAGGTGAAGCTCACCCGTGACGTCATCTTCGCCACCTGGTCCGGTGAAGAACTCGGTTTGTTAGGCAGCAGTCACTACGTTGAGGCGTTGGCCAAGATGTTCAAGGGCGATCCGAATGGCAAGCTCACCGGCATGTTCGCCGCCTGCCTGAACATGGACATGATCGGCCGTTTCCAGAAAACGCTCGTGCTTCAGGGGGTCGGCTCCAGCACCTGGTGGCCGAAGGAAATCGAGAAACGCAATGCCCCCATCGGCCTGCCCATCACCACGCAGACCGATGCCTACCTGCCGACCGATAGCACCATCTTTTACCAGCGTGGCATCCCCACGCTGAATGCCTTCACGGGCAGCCATGAGGACTATCACAAACCCAGCGATACAGCGGACAAGATTGACTACGTCAATGCCGCCAAGATCACCAAACTCATGGGCCTCATTGCACGCGGTGTTGCCACAGCGGATACCAATCCCGACTTCGTGGCCATGGAGGCCCCGAAAAACAAAGACAGCCGTGGCGGCCTGCGCGCTTACCTTGGCACCATCCCGGACTATGCCCAGGGCGACGTCAAAGGCGTGAAACTCAGCGGCGTGTCCCCCATTGGTCCTGCGGGCAAAGCGGGTGTCAAAGGCGGCGACATCATCGTCAAGCTCGCCGGGAAGGACGTTCTCAACATCTATGATTACACCTCCCTCATGGGCGAACTGAAGATCGGTAAAGAAACCTCCATCACCGTCATCCGCGAAGGCAAGGAGGTCGAACTGAAGATCACTCCAGGCTCACGCGAATAG
- a CDS encoding ArnT family glycosyltransferase — translation MTDSSPDALWNRRFAWLLAGVLVFRLGFMLFFTSQADLAGDEAYYWDWGRRLDWGYFSKPPMIGWLMGLIGRLTGDAEWGIRLAPLLFGTATLATLFALSRRLFGSATAFLAALLILFTPGNIGLNLFFTIDAPLLFFWSLALLLFWLAMEKPTCLWRWAALTLTIGLGTLSKQMMLVFPLLMVVFAIVSRQDRALLRNPRLWLTVIIGTGFITPVLWWNTQHDWITLEHTKHHFQGDKLDFVDWLGRTLQYPALQTLVYSPLTFAGLMTVLFLSVKSCRLLDRRSHYLLLCSVPALLAILGLSLRQEINPNWPAVFYVPAFILLAAWLTGKLPFTARPFWKTWPLRVGIAFFVLAHLAVGAVLLTDLKGNKKLKKLHEMCGWTETGRQAGAFLDRVPRPQNTFVLTSNLRTDAAQLAFTMPQHPRVYRWERSGQVLSQYEVWPGPEERLGDDALIFQNGREKPGNVFPAISTCFEKIEFLGQVNVTLGKGDPRIFDVFLGHRLHKWVKPGKAPATPTAPAP, via the coding sequence TTGACCGACTCCTCCCCCGATGCTCTCTGGAACCGCCGTTTTGCCTGGCTGCTGGCGGGCGTTTTGGTCTTTCGCCTGGGTTTCATGCTGTTTTTCACCTCCCAGGCCGATCTGGCTGGCGACGAAGCCTACTACTGGGACTGGGGCCGCCGCCTGGACTGGGGTTACTTCAGCAAGCCACCCATGATTGGCTGGCTCATGGGCCTCATCGGTCGCCTCACAGGCGATGCGGAATGGGGCATCCGCCTGGCACCGCTGCTTTTCGGCACGGCCACCCTGGCCACCCTTTTTGCGCTGAGTCGTCGCCTCTTTGGCTCCGCCACCGCTTTCCTAGCCGCACTGCTCATCCTATTTACTCCGGGAAACATCGGGCTGAATCTGTTCTTCACCATTGATGCCCCCCTCCTGTTTTTCTGGTCGCTGGCCCTGCTGCTGTTCTGGCTGGCCATGGAAAAACCCACCTGTCTCTGGCGCTGGGCAGCCCTCACGCTGACCATCGGCCTGGGCACCTTGAGCAAGCAGATGATGCTCGTTTTCCCTCTGCTCATGGTCGTCTTTGCCATCGTGTCCAGGCAGGATCGCGCCCTGCTGCGGAACCCGCGCCTCTGGCTCACCGTCATCATCGGTACCGGTTTTATCACCCCCGTCCTCTGGTGGAACACCCAGCACGACTGGATCACCCTGGAGCATACCAAGCACCACTTTCAGGGAGACAAGCTCGACTTCGTTGACTGGCTCGGCCGCACCCTTCAGTATCCGGCGCTGCAAACCTTGGTGTATTCTCCCTTAACCTTTGCCGGGTTGATGACAGTCCTCTTCCTCTCGGTCAAATCTTGCCGTTTGTTGGATCGCCGCTCGCATTACCTCCTGCTCTGTTCCGTGCCTGCCCTGCTCGCCATCCTGGGCCTGTCCCTGCGGCAGGAGATCAATCCCAACTGGCCTGCCGTCTTTTATGTGCCCGCCTTCATCCTTCTCGCCGCATGGTTGACTGGAAAGCTGCCCTTCACGGCCCGCCCGTTTTGGAAGACCTGGCCCCTGCGCGTCGGCATCGCCTTTTTTGTCCTCGCCCATCTCGCCGTGGGCGCGGTCCTCCTCACCGATCTGAAAGGGAACAAGAAGCTCAAAAAACTTCATGAGATGTGCGGCTGGACGGAAACTGGCCGCCAAGCTGGAGCCTTCCTGGATCGCGTCCCACGCCCGCAAAACACCTTCGTCCTTACCAGCAATCTGCGGACCGATGCCGCCCAACTTGCCTTTACCATGCCGCAGCACCCGCGCGTCTATCGGTGGGAGCGCTCCGGCCAGGTCCTGTCCCAGTATGAAGTCTGGCCCGGACCCGAGGAACGCCTGGGAGACGATGCCCTCATCTTCCAAAATGGCCGCGAAAAGCCCGGCAACGTTTTTCCCGCCATCTCCACCTGCTTTGAAAAAATCGAGTTCCTCGGCCAGGTCAATGTCACTCTGGGCAAAGGCGACCCCCGCATCTTTGACGTCTTCCTCGGCCACAGACTCCACAAGTGGGTGAAACCCGGCAAAGCCCCCGCCACCCCCACGGCTCCCGCCCCCTGA
- a CDS encoding YqgE/AlgH family protein, whose product MPTTPDAPPLTGNLLLAVPSMQDPNFKRTVIFVAAHNHEDGAFGYVLNRPLDQRVADLLPDQDLGALGQVPVYIGGPVATDKLAFASLQWNRKKSTLRCQTHLSVADAIHELSMGHEVRGFVGYSGWSSGQIEGEIERKSWIISPAKKVILDVEQPAAMWGAVLDEMGPIYQLMANTPERVELN is encoded by the coding sequence ATGCCGACCACCCCCGACGCGCCGCCCCTCACCGGGAATCTGCTGCTGGCTGTGCCCTCCATGCAGGACCCGAATTTCAAACGCACGGTCATCTTTGTGGCTGCGCACAACCACGAGGACGGGGCCTTTGGCTATGTGCTGAACCGTCCACTGGACCAGCGTGTGGCCGACCTGCTGCCCGACCAGGACCTAGGCGCACTCGGCCAGGTGCCCGTGTACATTGGCGGCCCCGTGGCTACTGACAAGCTGGCGTTTGCCTCCCTGCAATGGAACCGGAAAAAGAGCACCCTCCGCTGCCAGACCCACCTTTCCGTGGCGGATGCCATCCATGAACTGAGCATGGGACATGAGGTGCGTGGATTTGTCGGTTACTCCGGCTGGTCGAGCGGCCAGATCGAGGGTGAGATCGAGCGCAAATCCTGGATCATTTCGCCTGCGAAAAAAGTCATTCTGGACGTCGAGCAACCTGCGGCCATGTGGGGTGCTGTTTTGGATGAGATGGGCCCTATCTACCAGCTCATGGCGAACACGCCTGAGCGAGTGGAGCTGAATTAA
- a CDS encoding DUF1080 domain-containing protein produces MLKSTFSACLLLVTALHAEDKPIGLGAKPVEGAEVILDGTRETLDSKWTYWKGPRFASALPIKWKVVEDPINGGTCIMTDDRAADGGKYGAADIVTNKAYRDFRLHIEFLVMNPRGNSGVYLQNRYEIQIQEGDRTKHGMGAVINETDSPYHAFAGLGKWNAYDITFRAARFKDGVMVEKPRVSMYFNGQKVHTNVEIQQVWGGPNSGVDGGNDGGKGITDTPQGLKLQCEGHDVRYRNAWIKELDLATPDTDF; encoded by the coding sequence ATGCTCAAAAGCACCTTTTCCGCCTGCCTCCTCCTCGTCACAGCCCTCCACGCTGAAGACAAGCCCATCGGCCTCGGGGCCAAACCCGTTGAAGGAGCCGAGGTCATCCTCGACGGCACCCGCGAAACTCTGGACAGCAAGTGGACCTACTGGAAAGGCCCCCGTTTTGCCTCCGCCCTGCCCATCAAGTGGAAGGTCGTCGAAGATCCCATCAATGGCGGCACCTGCATCATGACCGATGATCGCGCTGCCGATGGTGGCAAGTACGGCGCTGCGGACATCGTCACCAACAAGGCCTATCGCGACTTCCGTCTGCACATCGAGTTTCTCGTTATGAACCCTCGTGGCAACAGCGGCGTCTATCTGCAAAACCGTTACGAAATCCAGATCCAGGAAGGCGACCGCACCAAGCATGGCATGGGCGCTGTGATTAATGAAACCGACTCGCCCTACCACGCCTTCGCGGGCCTCGGCAAATGGAACGCCTACGACATCACCTTCCGCGCCGCTCGTTTCAAAGACGGTGTCATGGTCGAAAAACCCCGCGTCTCCATGTACTTCAATGGCCAGAAAGTACACACCAATGTCGAGATCCAACAAGTCTGGGGCGGCCCCAACTCCGGTGTGGATGGCGGCAACGACGGTGGCAAAGGCATCACCGATACCCCCCAGGGCCTGAAGCTCCAGTGCGAAGGCCACGACGTCCGCTACCGCAACGCCTGGATCAAGGAACTCGACCTCGCCACGCCAGACACGGATTTCTAG